One region of Novipirellula artificiosorum genomic DNA includes:
- a CDS encoding PspA/IM30 family protein produces MSIFSRVSDIINANVSDMLDRAEDPEKMVKMLIFEMEEQISLARAGVVKAIAGEKKLELNLTKNRDEAASWHAKAEAAVTRGDEELARKCLARKKEHQRIAESLQPQWERANQTSGTLKSDLRRLEEKLDEAIRRRDSLIARQMAAEAQKEVQSVAPALNRVQRHFDKFDRMERRIEDMEAEAAATAELSSAATELCREVERKQQDAEVESELAALRASCQKDPS; encoded by the coding sequence ATGAGTATTTTTTCGAGAGTGTCGGATATCATCAACGCGAACGTCAGCGATATGCTCGATCGCGCCGAAGATCCGGAAAAGATGGTCAAAATGCTGATCTTCGAGATGGAAGAACAGATCAGCTTGGCTCGCGCCGGCGTGGTGAAGGCGATCGCGGGCGAAAAGAAGTTGGAGCTCAATTTGACGAAGAACCGCGACGAAGCGGCTTCGTGGCACGCGAAGGCTGAGGCGGCCGTCACACGCGGTGACGAAGAATTGGCTCGCAAATGCTTGGCTCGAAAAAAAGAGCACCAGCGGATTGCCGAGAGTTTGCAGCCGCAGTGGGAGCGAGCCAACCAAACCAGCGGCACGCTGAAATCGGATCTCCGCCGATTAGAGGAAAAGCTAGACGAAGCGATTCGTCGTCGCGACAGTCTGATCGCTCGGCAAATGGCGGCGGAGGCACAGAAAGAGGTGCAAAGCGTTGCCCCGGCGTTGAACCGTGTCCAACGTCATTTCGACAAGTTCGATCGGATGGAACGCCGAATCGAGGACATGGAAGCCGAGGCTGCCGCAACCGCAGAGCTATCCAGCGCCGCAACCGAGTTGTGTCGTGAGGTTGAGCGGAAGCAGCAAGATGCCGAAGTCGAATCGGAGTTGGCGGCGTTGAGAGCGAGCTGCCAGAAAGATCCGTCGTAG
- a CDS encoding DctP family TRAP transporter solute-binding subunit, with protein sequence MINYEHKTGCSSFRALSIVAAFALALTQMGCDSAIRSDGMLRLRMGHVYEVNSPTHTFGAGQLNAQLVDADCEMELRVYPASQLGSESELLEQLVAGEIDLAIAGPSFLAMWHPPVGVFDAAYAFKDLEHMLRIADGPVMQPHWEELRRRFGIRVLGTWAYGVRHITGNRPVRHPDDLQGFRLRMPASSVWQATGRALGASPMPIAFSEVYMALQQGIADGQENPVPVIQAKGFQEVQSYLSRTGHVQSSVLVLINERVWQRLSEPQQTALRQSVAGLGDKVLSGIRHQEAELLQRWKRDAEIQIVEDVEVAAFEERSRQFFREGFPFSDLYLQIANER encoded by the coding sequence GTGATTAACTACGAGCACAAGACCGGTTGTAGCAGTTTTCGTGCTCTTTCGATCGTCGCCGCATTTGCGTTGGCTCTGACCCAAATGGGTTGCGATTCGGCTATCCGGTCGGATGGCATGCTCCGTTTGAGAATGGGGCACGTGTACGAAGTCAACAGTCCAACCCATACGTTCGGCGCGGGGCAGTTGAACGCTCAGCTTGTGGACGCCGACTGCGAAATGGAACTTCGTGTCTACCCCGCATCGCAACTGGGAAGCGAATCGGAGCTGTTGGAACAACTGGTTGCCGGCGAGATTGATTTGGCCATTGCCGGTCCTTCCTTTCTTGCCATGTGGCATCCGCCGGTCGGCGTGTTTGACGCAGCCTACGCGTTCAAGGACCTCGAACACATGCTCCGCATCGCCGATGGCCCCGTGATGCAGCCGCATTGGGAAGAATTGCGACGACGTTTCGGTATCCGCGTGCTAGGCACCTGGGCTTACGGTGTTCGCCACATCACGGGCAATCGTCCGGTCCGGCATCCCGACGACTTACAGGGTTTTCGATTGCGTATGCCAGCATCCTCGGTGTGGCAAGCCACCGGCCGAGCGCTCGGTGCCAGCCCGATGCCGATCGCGTTCTCCGAAGTCTACATGGCACTGCAACAGGGGATCGCCGACGGGCAGGAGAACCCCGTACCGGTCATCCAAGCGAAAGGGTTTCAAGAGGTCCAATCTTACCTTAGCAGAACCGGGCACGTCCAATCATCGGTGTTGGTGTTGATCAACGAACGGGTGTGGCAACGATTGAGCGAGCCGCAGCAGACGGCCCTGCGTCAATCGGTTGCGGGACTCGGGGACAAGGTGTTGTCAGGGATCCGGCATCAAGAAGCCGAACTGCTTCAGCGATGGAAACGTGATGCAGAGATCCAAATTGTCGAAGACGTCGAGGTCGCTGCTTTTGAAGAACGATCGCGACAGTTCTTTCGTGAAGGATTCCCCTTCAGTGACCTCTATTTGCAGATCGCCAATGAACGCTGA
- a CDS encoding TRAP transporter small permease: protein MNAESTSSPWTRVSLYLVRFEKAMAMILLAVVVVTLAGQVLARYLFHSPISWSEEVARLALIWLSFVASGFVTAEQEHITVDVLPSRIGPRASRMCDQLAGAIVMVTCLMLLIGGFRFVWRVWPVGSPGTGVSMSLWYAAASFGLAMMSFHAAVGLFGKPVNPSREQT, encoded by the coding sequence ATGAACGCTGAATCCACATCATCACCCTGGACGCGAGTGAGCTTGTATCTCGTCCGGTTTGAAAAGGCCATGGCGATGATTCTGCTGGCCGTTGTCGTCGTCACGTTGGCGGGGCAAGTCCTCGCAAGGTATCTGTTTCATTCACCCATTTCGTGGAGCGAAGAGGTCGCACGGTTGGCTTTGATCTGGCTCTCCTTTGTCGCATCTGGATTCGTCACTGCGGAACAGGAGCATATTACGGTCGATGTCCTCCCCAGCCGGATTGGGCCACGAGCGAGTCGGATGTGCGATCAGTTAGCGGGCGCGATCGTGATGGTCACCTGTTTGATGTTGTTGATTGGCGGATTCCGATTCGTATGGCGAGTTTGGCCGGTCGGTTCACCCGGAACGGGCGTTTCGATGAGTTTATGGTATGCCGCGGCCAGCTTTGGGTTGGCGATGATGTCGTTTCATGCAGCCGTGGGGCTTTTTGGCAAGCCCGTCAACCCTTCGCGAGAACAAACATGA
- a CDS encoding TRAP transporter large permease, whose translation MTLLLLVLGMLGLMAVRVPVAHAMLLPCLLYTAISPDITMGVALQRMVAGINSFPLLAVPLFIMTGYLANAAGLSQRLFDLLARLLRHLPGRLAYVNVGCSVMFSWMSGAAIADAAGLGAVLVPAMRKEGYDEGFSLGLTGASSMIGPIMPPSIPAIIFAVTAGVSVGGLFFAGVIPALILATSLCLHVFLHVRRHPLAADRVEIANAESERIEASGTGRAVAAAIPVLLTPVIILGGILGGVFTPTEAAAAAVMYMMVLGGCYRSLSWKALSNVFLRTSATTGTILLIVASASLFGWIIAREQGPQMVAESLLAVTDNPIVFLLLVNAFLLLVGMLLEPTAALLICVPVLLPVAIQFGIDPLHLGIVMILNLVIGLITPPVGLVLYVLSSVTGSSMPVIMRGIAPFLVPLIATLLIVTFVPSISLWLPDWLGMN comes from the coding sequence ATGACCTTGTTGCTTTTGGTACTCGGCATGCTTGGCTTGATGGCGGTTCGCGTCCCCGTGGCCCACGCCATGCTGTTGCCCTGTTTGCTGTACACGGCCATTTCGCCCGACATCACGATGGGAGTTGCGCTGCAACGTATGGTCGCGGGGATCAACAGTTTTCCTCTGTTGGCGGTTCCCCTGTTCATCATGACGGGCTATCTGGCGAATGCGGCAGGTTTGTCACAGCGATTGTTCGATTTGTTGGCCCGCTTGCTTCGCCATTTGCCGGGGCGTTTGGCCTACGTGAATGTTGGATGCAGCGTGATGTTTTCCTGGATGAGCGGCGCTGCGATTGCCGACGCGGCGGGATTGGGCGCGGTGTTGGTACCCGCGATGAGGAAGGAAGGTTATGACGAAGGATTCTCGCTTGGACTGACCGGCGCCTCTTCGATGATCGGCCCCATCATGCCGCCAAGTATTCCCGCGATTATCTTTGCGGTCACCGCTGGCGTCTCGGTCGGCGGGCTATTTTTTGCTGGCGTGATTCCCGCATTGATTTTGGCGACGTCGTTGTGCCTCCATGTCTTTCTACACGTTCGTCGGCATCCGCTGGCAGCTGATCGTGTCGAAATCGCAAATGCGGAATCGGAAAGGATCGAGGCATCGGGAACGGGGCGAGCCGTGGCTGCCGCGATCCCCGTCTTGTTGACGCCGGTCATTATTCTCGGAGGCATTCTCGGCGGCGTGTTCACTCCGACCGAAGCGGCTGCGGCGGCGGTGATGTACATGATGGTCTTAGGGGGTTGCTACCGATCGCTGAGCTGGAAAGCCTTGTCGAATGTCTTCTTGCGAACCTCGGCCACGACGGGAACGATTTTGCTAATCGTTGCCTCCGCCAGCCTCTTCGGATGGATCATTGCTCGCGAGCAGGGGCCACAGATGGTCGCAGAATCACTGCTGGCGGTTACCGACAACCCCATTGTCTTTTTGCTGTTGGTCAACGCATTCTTGCTTTTGGTGGGCATGCTGCTGGAACCCACCGCGGCGCTGTTGATCTGCGTTCCTGTGTTGCTACCGGTTGCGATTCAGTTTGGGATCGATCCGTTGCATCTTGGGATCGTGATGATTTTGAATCTCGTGATTGGCCTGATCACGCCACCCGTCGGATTGGTCCTGTATGTACTCAGCAGCGTCACGGGATCCAGCATGCCCGTGATCATGCGCGGCATCGCACCCTTCTTAGTCCCACTGATCGCTACATTGTTGATCGTTACCTTCGTACCGTCGATCAGCTTGTGGTTGCCGGATTGGCTTGGGATGAATTAG
- a CDS encoding ABC transporter permease: MNDTQPDDEKSVLPLRLIDLEIRAGSRVLITDTNVTIAAGKITVIVGGSGAGKSVLLRALAGLLPSDGEVISWTGQIDLGEPAAETTRSSNLAKRVGIVFQQFALFDELSPTANVQFAIDHRSDPKKPPLQSAPEWLDELGVPMQTGVAALSGGQKQRLAIARTLAADPEVILYDEPTSGLDAASGRKVAELIRHTQAMHRRTSIVVTHDYDTLLPIADEVLLLDSQQKRLLPIPKDQWARVPERMKPVQFDEQGVPEPRPHSWATRYALLARRAVDDFLAATGSALATTVCLPSELRPVFPHLRWGLRFVLHYLRLVGGPSAWVYLILAGLIIGFTSTYFTFRFLPFRAYTQPLLIDELLASVGFALYRILVPVLATVLIAARCGAAVAADVGVKRYGGQVDALRTLGVKPRAYLLLPIVIAFLIATPMLQWLSFSAAKMISVVTFVAAYPSIGPHFWQQHFLRNLTSDTSLFLAGWKWVLAKNLLCGFGTAVIAYYRGLSPKDSASDVSHAITSTVLWTTLYVLVVHFVVALIEF; the protein is encoded by the coding sequence ATGAACGATACCCAACCTGATGACGAAAAATCGGTGCTGCCGCTACGGCTGATCGATCTCGAGATTCGGGCGGGGTCGCGAGTTCTGATCACCGACACGAATGTGACGATCGCAGCCGGCAAGATCACGGTGATTGTCGGCGGCAGCGGCGCGGGGAAGTCCGTGTTGCTCCGTGCCTTGGCGGGTTTGCTGCCCAGCGACGGTGAGGTGATCTCTTGGACCGGTCAAATCGATCTTGGCGAGCCCGCCGCAGAAACCACTCGGTCGTCGAATCTGGCGAAACGGGTAGGGATCGTGTTTCAACAATTCGCGTTGTTTGATGAGTTGTCACCAACAGCGAATGTCCAATTTGCGATCGATCATCGCAGCGATCCGAAGAAGCCTCCGTTGCAGTCGGCGCCCGAGTGGCTTGATGAACTCGGTGTCCCAATGCAGACCGGGGTTGCCGCTTTGAGCGGTGGCCAGAAACAGCGGCTCGCCATCGCGCGAACGTTAGCCGCCGATCCGGAAGTGATCCTTTATGATGAACCCACCAGTGGGCTTGATGCAGCGAGTGGTCGAAAGGTCGCCGAACTGATTCGCCACACCCAAGCGATGCATCGTCGAACCAGCATTGTCGTGACGCATGACTATGACACGCTGCTACCGATTGCCGATGAAGTGCTGTTGCTCGATTCCCAGCAGAAGCGTTTATTGCCGATTCCCAAGGATCAATGGGCACGGGTTCCCGAGCGGATGAAGCCGGTTCAATTCGATGAACAAGGGGTTCCGGAGCCGCGACCGCATTCCTGGGCAACTCGGTACGCACTTCTCGCGCGACGAGCTGTCGATGATTTCCTGGCCGCAACCGGATCGGCATTGGCAACGACGGTTTGCTTGCCTTCCGAACTTCGTCCCGTTTTTCCCCATCTGCGCTGGGGGCTACGTTTTGTTCTGCATTATTTGCGATTGGTTGGCGGCCCGTCGGCTTGGGTTTACTTGATCTTGGCGGGTTTAATCATTGGATTCACCAGCACCTATTTCACCTTTCGGTTCCTGCCATTTCGGGCCTACACCCAGCCGCTACTGATCGATGAATTGCTCGCCTCGGTCGGTTTCGCACTGTATCGAATTCTCGTCCCGGTTTTGGCGACGGTTTTGATCGCTGCCCGTTGCGGTGCGGCCGTGGCAGCGGACGTGGGGGTCAAACGCTACGGTGGCCAAGTCGATGCGCTACGGACACTCGGGGTGAAGCCAAGAGCCTACCTCTTATTGCCCATCGTGATTGCCTTCTTGATCGCAACGCCGATGCTGCAGTGGCTGTCCTTTTCGGCTGCGAAGATGATCAGTGTGGTGACCTTTGTTGCTGCCTATCCATCGATCGGCCCCCATTTTTGGCAGCAACATTTTTTGCGGAATTTGACGAGCGATACCAGCCTGTTCTTGGCGGGATGGAAGTGGGTGTTGGCAAAGAACTTGCTGTGTGGTTTTGGGACAGCGGTCATTGCTTACTATCGCGGGCTATCGCCAAAAGATTCTGCCAGCGATGTCAGTCACGCGATCACTTCGACCGTGTTGTGGACAACGCTGTATGTGTTGGTCGTACACTTCGTCGTCGCCTTGATCGAATTTTGA
- a CDS encoding aminotransferase class IV has protein sequence MMSPRGSTASHVSFFCGDWIPYAEIRLSPDDLGFRQGVTAVERLRTYGGNVFSFPQHWDRWQRTTEYLKLAGLPGKAETEALVAELFHRNVDWIAAQGDVGITWFATPGIIGACRATLGLHLNQIDHVRVHHRREQGQVLLVTDVVQPPDATWPRSLKVRSRIHYYHADQLARQYDTDASGILVDADGTVTETSIANLAIVEEGMIISPLRGQILGGITQQAMESVAQQQGLVWRKERISKDRFVAAKEILCMGTDTGIWFARQIAGQSTDLRKAGPVYQALVRGFDQRVNAAT, from the coding sequence ATGATGAGTCCTAGGGGAAGCACGGCAAGCCACGTATCGTTTTTTTGTGGTGATTGGATTCCCTACGCCGAGATCCGGCTGTCGCCAGACGACTTGGGTTTTCGCCAAGGAGTCACCGCGGTTGAACGGCTTCGCACGTACGGCGGAAACGTCTTTTCGTTTCCGCAGCACTGGGACCGTTGGCAGCGGACGACCGAGTATTTGAAATTGGCGGGCTTGCCGGGGAAAGCAGAAACCGAAGCACTGGTTGCAGAGCTATTCCACCGCAACGTCGATTGGATCGCTGCTCAGGGGGATGTTGGCATCACATGGTTTGCAACACCAGGAATCATCGGAGCCTGCCGCGCGACGTTGGGTCTGCACCTGAACCAGATCGATCACGTGCGGGTGCATCATCGCCGCGAGCAGGGGCAAGTGTTGTTGGTCACCGACGTCGTTCAGCCACCCGACGCGACGTGGCCTCGATCGCTTAAGGTGCGTTCGCGAATCCACTATTACCATGCGGATCAACTCGCTCGCCAATACGATACGGACGCCAGCGGTATTTTGGTTGACGCCGATGGTACGGTCACTGAAACGAGCATTGCGAATTTGGCAATTGTTGAAGAGGGCATGATTATTTCGCCGCTCCGTGGCCAAATACTCGGTGGCATCACTCAGCAGGCAATGGAATCCGTCGCTCAGCAGCAAGGGCTCGTTTGGCGAAAAGAGCGGATCTCGAAAGATCGATTTGTCGCGGCGAAGGAGATTCTCTGCATGGGCACCGACACCGGAATTTGGTTCGCTCGTCAGATTGCCGGACAGTCGACCGATCTGCGAAAGGCGGGGCCGGTGTACCAAGCATTGGTTCGTGGTTTTGACCAGAGGGTGAACGCCGCAACCTAG
- a CDS encoding ThuA domain-containing protein: MSKVKTILACFVGMTVLCCPTAEAKIRALIIDGQNNHLVWPKSTIMMKQYLEETGLFEVEIDRTRYTWKAEREEAYLPLAGVGETENLKEPKTDPMFRPKFEDYDVVISNFGWKAADWPESTQQALEAYMEAGGGFVSVHAADNSFPTWKEFNLMIGLGGWGNRNEKDGPYVYYTNEGELVRDGSPGGSGAHGPAHLIPITVRVADHPITKGMPEVWMTTKDECYAKLRGPAENMTVLATGKDMSGKAPTDRHEPILMVIDYGKGRVFHTTLGHDDYSCEGVGFIVSFTRGVEWAATGKVTQPIPDDFPSADESTHRAFKLKDAELVKSDDES; this comes from the coding sequence ATGTCGAAAGTAAAAACAATCCTGGCTTGCTTTGTCGGTATGACGGTCCTGTGCTGCCCGACCGCCGAAGCCAAGATCCGTGCCTTGATCATTGATGGCCAAAACAATCATCTTGTCTGGCCCAAATCGACAATCATGATGAAGCAGTACTTGGAAGAAACAGGACTGTTTGAGGTTGAGATTGACCGAACGCGTTACACATGGAAAGCGGAGCGAGAAGAAGCGTATTTGCCATTGGCAGGCGTCGGCGAAACCGAGAATTTGAAAGAACCCAAGACCGATCCAATGTTCCGACCCAAGTTTGAGGATTACGATGTTGTGATTTCAAACTTTGGTTGGAAGGCGGCCGATTGGCCCGAGAGCACGCAACAGGCACTGGAAGCATACATGGAAGCAGGCGGCGGTTTCGTGTCGGTGCATGCCGCCGACAATTCGTTTCCCACATGGAAAGAGTTCAACCTCATGATTGGGCTCGGCGGGTGGGGGAACCGAAATGAGAAGGACGGTCCCTATGTCTATTACACCAACGAAGGTGAATTGGTGCGTGATGGGTCGCCGGGCGGCAGTGGGGCTCATGGTCCCGCACATTTGATTCCCATTACCGTTCGAGTTGCCGATCATCCGATCACCAAGGGGATGCCTGAGGTATGGATGACGACCAAGGATGAGTGCTATGCAAAGCTACGCGGGCCGGCCGAAAACATGACGGTATTGGCGACGGGAAAGGACATGTCGGGCAAAGCGCCGACGGACCGTCATGAGCCAATCTTGATGGTCATCGATTATGGAAAGGGACGCGTCTTTCATACCACGCTCGGCCATGACGACTACTCGTGCGAAGGCGTCGGTTTCATCGTCTCGTTCACGCGAGGTGTAGAGTGGGCAGCCACGGGAAAGGTCACCCAGCCGATTCCCGATGATTTCCCCTCGGCGGACGAATCGACTCATCGAGCATTCAAGCTCAAAGATGCAGAACTCGTGAAGTCGGATGATGAGTCCTAG
- a CDS encoding DUF2721 domain-containing protein, whose protein sequence is MSLHELIPILQFAIGPVILISGVGLILLSMTNRIGRVIDRARLLAHAVRVEAGSGDQERILDQLQILCSRARMIRAGIAFGVMSVLVAALLIISLFIAALFQLSIVPFIIFLFILCMVSLIVCLAFFIIDVNLSLTALWHEVPAEGQHR, encoded by the coding sequence ATGTCACTACACGAACTGATCCCCATCCTTCAATTTGCGATTGGGCCCGTGATCCTGATTTCGGGCGTCGGCTTGATCTTGCTGAGCATGACCAACCGAATTGGCCGTGTGATCGATCGAGCGCGACTGCTTGCCCATGCCGTTCGGGTTGAGGCTGGCAGTGGCGACCAGGAGCGGATTCTCGATCAGTTACAGATTCTATGCAGCCGTGCCAGGATGATTCGCGCGGGGATTGCGTTTGGTGTCATGAGCGTGCTTGTCGCGGCGCTGCTGATCATCAGCCTCTTTATCGCTGCGTTGTTTCAGCTCAGCATTGTGCCGTTCATCATCTTTCTGTTCATCCTGTGTATGGTCAGCCTGATCGTCTGTTTGGCGTTCTTCATTATCGATGTGAACCTATCCTTGACCGCTCTGTGGCATGAGGTGCCGGCGGAGGGCCAACACCGTTAA
- a CDS encoding zinc metallopeptidase, whose translation MMLYFLFVIPPFLLGLYAQWKVKSAFSQMSEVPSRMSGYQAARLMLDNGGLHSVDIEQIDGRLSDHYDPRAKVLRLSSDVYNGRNMAAVGVACHEAGHAFQDAHQYAPLMIRNMAVPAANFGSGAGMWMLFGGLMLHMPALAWVGVILFAAVVFFQVINLPVEFNASSRAREELVAQGIIAGNEEQYVAKVLNAAALTYVAATLQSIMTLAYYVFILTGNRR comes from the coding sequence ATGATGCTTTACTTCCTGTTCGTGATTCCGCCGTTTTTACTGGGTCTTTACGCTCAGTGGAAAGTGAAGTCCGCGTTTTCGCAGATGAGCGAAGTTCCGTCGCGAATGAGCGGATACCAAGCGGCAAGGCTGATGCTCGACAACGGTGGGTTGCACTCGGTCGACATCGAGCAGATCGATGGCAGGTTGAGCGACCACTACGATCCACGTGCGAAAGTGCTGCGGCTCAGCAGTGACGTTTACAATGGCCGCAACATGGCGGCGGTCGGCGTTGCCTGTCACGAAGCCGGGCATGCGTTTCAGGACGCTCATCAATACGCCCCCTTAATGATTCGCAACATGGCAGTCCCCGCGGCCAATTTTGGGTCGGGGGCCGGCATGTGGATGCTGTTCGGTGGCCTGATGCTGCACATGCCCGCTTTGGCGTGGGTGGGCGTGATTCTGTTCGCCGCCGTGGTGTTCTTCCAAGTGATCAATTTGCCGGTCGAGTTCAACGCCAGTTCGCGGGCTCGCGAAGAATTGGTTGCTCAGGGAATCATTGCGGGCAACGAAGAACAATACGTTGCCAAGGTGCTCAACGCAGCAGCATTGACCTACGTGGCGGCAACACTACAGTCGATCATGACGTTGGCCTATTACGTCTTCATTCTGACGGGAAATCGTCGATAG
- a CDS encoding DUF3500 domain-containing protein: protein MSTLCLASLCVLVGMKVADPPGQQMQSFGSAFLDSLDDDQLAIARMPYDSAERLAWHFIPKPTRKGLPLKDMNTAQRTAALRLLRAALSEAGYEKASQIMLLEGVLRQLEGPGSESRRDPQKYYVTLFGAPSETEPWGLSFEGHHMSLNFSCRGGQLVDSTPQFFASNPATIQSDVEGPLGKGTRVLREEETLGFELVNGLNAQQAESAIIANKAPAEIRFAGEPQADVGEPEGIRFGRLSEDQAELLTRLVRVYTDAAPDPIAQQRRDAIQSSGWDKVHFAWAGATKPGIGHYYRVRGEGFLIEFVNTQADASGNPANHIHCVWRDLTGDFDLPHN from the coding sequence ATGTCCACTTTGTGTTTGGCCTCGTTGTGTGTCTTGGTTGGCATGAAAGTCGCGGATCCGCCGGGACAGCAGATGCAGTCGTTCGGATCGGCTTTTCTGGATTCACTCGATGACGACCAATTGGCGATTGCAAGGATGCCCTACGATTCTGCCGAGCGTTTGGCGTGGCATTTCATCCCCAAGCCGACGCGAAAAGGGTTGCCCTTGAAGGACATGAACACGGCTCAGCGGACCGCGGCGTTGCGGCTGTTGCGTGCCGCGCTGAGTGAAGCAGGCTATGAAAAGGCGAGTCAAATCATGCTGCTCGAAGGGGTGTTGCGTCAGCTCGAAGGCCCCGGCAGCGAATCACGCCGTGACCCACAGAAGTATTACGTGACCCTCTTCGGGGCGCCGAGTGAGACCGAACCATGGGGCCTTAGCTTCGAAGGCCACCACATGTCGCTGAATTTTAGCTGTCGTGGTGGACAGCTGGTCGACAGCACGCCTCAGTTTTTCGCATCGAACCCGGCGACGATCCAAAGCGACGTGGAAGGGCCCCTCGGCAAAGGGACTCGCGTGCTCAGGGAAGAGGAAACGCTTGGCTTCGAATTGGTCAATGGCTTGAACGCGCAGCAAGCCGAAAGTGCGATCATTGCGAACAAGGCGCCGGCAGAGATTCGTTTCGCAGGCGAGCCGCAGGCAGACGTCGGTGAGCCCGAAGGAATTCGGTTCGGACGACTGAGCGAAGATCAAGCCGAACTGTTGACGCGGTTGGTCCGTGTCTATACCGATGCGGCACCTGATCCGATTGCCCAGCAGCGCCGTGATGCAATCCAGTCGAGCGGGTGGGACAAAGTCCATTTCGCATGGGCTGGAGCGACCAAGCCAGGTATCGGCCACTATTACCGCGTTCGGGGAGAGGGGTTCCTGATCGAGTTCGTCAACACGCAAGCGGACGCATCCGGGAATCCCGCAAATCACATTCACTGTGTGTGGCGTGATTTGACTGGCGACTTCGACTTGCCCCACAACTAA
- a CDS encoding DUF3024 domain-containing protein, giving the protein MSKPREPWNIRPAKKKVVIPASIKSQVEAEAKDLIENVLKPKHVLPPKTDEKFNYISDIHAKWFRNYFYFISTYTCPDPNNAYSTFDSKFARLEYLGNGTFALYFMRYTGEWVGMYDALSIDESMKAIQDDPCFDP; this is encoded by the coding sequence ATGTCAAAACCAAGAGAGCCGTGGAATATCCGACCGGCAAAGAAGAAAGTTGTCATCCCCGCTTCGATCAAGTCGCAAGTGGAAGCTGAAGCCAAAGACTTGATTGAGAATGTGTTGAAACCGAAGCACGTTTTGCCACCCAAAACAGACGAGAAGTTTAACTACATTTCGGACATCCATGCGAAATGGTTCAGAAACTATTTCTACTTCATTTCAACCTATACCTGCCCCGATCCGAACAACGCATATTCGACGTTTGATTCGAAATTCGCAAGGCTGGAATATCTTGGCAATGGCACGTTCGCACTCTACTTCATGAGGTACACCGGCGAATGGGTGGGCATGTACGATGCACTGTCCATTGATGAATCCATGAAAGCCATTCAAGACGATCCTTGTTTCGATCCTTGA
- a CDS encoding DsbA family oxidoreductase, translated as MNLFVDVISDVICPWCYIGKRRLEKAIAAIDGQHDVQVHWHPFQLNPTMPKEGISRKEYRTRKFGSWERSLELDAKVIAVGESEGIRFNFYRAEKTPNTVDDHRLIWLAGQNVLIWRRGESSPC; from the coding sequence ATGAATCTTTTCGTCGATGTGATTTCTGATGTGATCTGTCCGTGGTGCTACATCGGCAAACGGCGACTTGAGAAGGCGATTGCTGCCATTGATGGTCAGCACGACGTGCAGGTTCACTGGCATCCATTCCAACTCAACCCGACGATGCCAAAGGAAGGCATCAGTCGCAAAGAGTATCGCACCAGAAAATTCGGCAGTTGGGAAAGGTCACTGGAACTAGATGCCAAAGTCATTGCTGTCGGTGAGTCCGAAGGAATTCGTTTCAACTTCTACAGAGCGGAGAAAACGCCAAACACAGTTGATGATCACCGGCTGATCTGGCTTGCCGGTCAAAATGTTCTCATTTGGCGGCGTGGGGAATCATCGCCCTGTTGA